A single genomic interval of Terriglobus albidus harbors:
- a CDS encoding CopD family protein, which produces MLSEGQLLALHVLANGIADVAFSLSLGALAAFTWKTLPAVYDRKLFLLIGLAALLMAAVQPVQLVVLTAGMTGAASFAELTPQFRDVLSTHAGWILLPQAIAAVATAAAALIPSPRRLRFTLIAASLFALSLFRSASGHAASDGNYSLRELAQWVHLAATGVWAGGVMVSARLLPSLRETQLQHANGERLSLQSATAIVFIVVSGIWNTWLGVDADIQGALHTRWALLLGIKLLFVLAALALGATNRRILQQPPTDQTMHQLSSTLRMEAVLMLAILLLSAWLGSVAPAA; this is translated from the coding sequence GTGCTTTCTGAAGGACAGCTGCTGGCGCTGCATGTTCTGGCAAACGGAATAGCCGATGTGGCCTTCAGCCTTAGTCTGGGGGCCCTCGCCGCATTTACCTGGAAGACGCTTCCTGCCGTGTATGACAGGAAGCTCTTTCTGTTAATCGGACTGGCTGCCTTGCTGATGGCAGCCGTACAACCGGTACAGCTGGTTGTATTAACGGCCGGTATGACGGGGGCTGCCAGCTTCGCCGAACTCACGCCCCAGTTCCGCGATGTGCTCTCGACCCACGCCGGATGGATTCTACTGCCACAGGCCATTGCTGCAGTAGCGACTGCGGCGGCCGCACTGATTCCCTCACCTCGACGGTTACGGTTTACGCTGATCGCAGCATCTCTCTTTGCGCTCTCCCTGTTCCGATCAGCATCCGGTCACGCTGCGTCTGACGGAAATTACTCCCTGCGCGAACTGGCACAGTGGGTTCATTTGGCCGCAACAGGTGTGTGGGCGGGCGGCGTCATGGTGTCGGCCAGGCTTCTTCCTTCGCTTCGAGAGACGCAGCTGCAACATGCAAACGGCGAGCGGCTCTCCCTGCAGTCGGCGACAGCGATCGTGTTCATTGTCGTGAGCGGCATCTGGAACACCTGGCTCGGAGTCGACGCCGACATCCAGGGCGCCCTGCATACGCGATGGGCGTTATTGCTCGGCATCAAGCTGTTGTTCGTTCTGGCAGCACTCGCTCTTGGAGCGACAAACCGGCGTATCCTCCAACAGCCTCCCACCGACCAAACCATGCACCAGCTCAGCTCCACCTTGCGGATGGAGGCGGTGCTAATGCTGGCCATTCT
- a CDS encoding copper resistance protein CopC: MNLKTCVLGLAMTVTACVPVAMAHAHPKVMLPAADSAGPAPAKVVVTFSEPVEAKFSSLALTDEKGATVGTEKSAGVAGDPKTLTLEVPKLTPGDYLVHWVSVAPDGHKMQGEYKFTVK, encoded by the coding sequence GTGAATCTGAAAACATGTGTTCTTGGTCTCGCAATGACGGTAACAGCCTGCGTCCCAGTGGCCATGGCCCATGCCCATCCTAAAGTGATGCTGCCCGCAGCCGACTCCGCGGGTCCCGCTCCTGCGAAGGTCGTTGTTACTTTCTCGGAGCCTGTCGAAGCAAAGTTCAGCTCGCTAGCGCTGACGGACGAGAAGGGCGCGACGGTCGGTACAGAGAAGTCGGCGGGCGTTGCGGGAGATCCCAAGACACTCACGCTTGAGGTGCCCAAGCTGACACCTGGCGATTACCTGGTGCATTGGGTTTCCGTTGCTCCCGATGGACATAAAATGCAAGGTGAGTACAAGTTCACGGTGAAGTAG